In a single window of the Porites lutea chromosome 14, jaPorLute2.1, whole genome shotgun sequence genome:
- the LOC140924742 gene encoding NFX1-type zinc finger-containing protein 1-like translates to MSSSRRKLWKIPERPNTFRSRKRRSDDVPRANEGPKRRRMNNGEDGQKTGRDSKPIGFKALESICREELPEKAVLELTRKAGQFEALLSMDDIRPDLLKLVITSFRMLCSSNNIMTANAEKILRSTKAKKFLTGTVLSSFINKMAYLGGNSGVDTVIMDLISIFLTMIQKLGESIVHSLPIPQLRISLAILKEKNLIENADDLEKKLQHVTELKDEVIRLAMSGHDQESQLKPPQNFRELSVIPSAADLLCSRPFLRKNITDRRFNDLDHYLDVQFRLLREDFVMPLRDGIKQLTKDKDLLEPTTSNTSPRANDVSVYHGVTVLYPVCNRKGRVFKIKFNQSHSKVRRIKWERSKRLKFGSLLCLSSDDFNTLVFASVENRDPEGLSDGELEVRFETTEAAEVNRFIQNKETFVMVESDAYYESYRHVLEGLKEINPEEFPFQRYIVECCQDIRPPVYQLHGKDDDKNNKSFTFKFDGVLAKKKSPETLVTNHRSSSPRLQVASEHALGTDSSQPGEGSGELLSDACTESLSNPDVVMDNEMPHEIFNWPDRESLGFNESQMRAFKLALTKEFALIQGPPGTGKTFVGLKIAQALLDNTSLWQDEKGSSPILMVSYTNHALDQFLEGLISNRGIVRVGGRSKSKTLEQFNLKSLKTMRASTVAHARRTTRNDVRVQKQSFQQSSLLMKALNSSIISLDFLRDQQCIQRRHYREFCTLAGKRSINDQLLEWLDISRNGRSNAKDDNRDDILMEVSVPGYDFDSDEEDIDGHKMTTLQKITVLSIKDSDNPNYMKRNLKNKAMNEHEELRVGSLIKLNRRDRWRLYRLWCQRLEKKQQENLQSCQVEFEEALSRDKELDTMIEYNVLRQARVIGMTTTCAARYRHILQRISPKIVLVEEAAEVLEAHLITSLSKGSQHLILIGDHQQLRPNPTVYELAKKYNLDVSLFERMVNVGISCEKLSVQHRMRPEIAALLKHIYPDLENHESVKEYEDIKGIKKNMFFVNHSNLENSHDESHSHTNEHEAAFVVALCRYLLQQGYSAGQITLLTTYTGQMFAIRDYLKQQNSEEFKSVRLTTVDNFQGEENDIILLSLVRSNKNEKVGFIKIVNRACVALSRAKKGFYCIGNFDLLSKHSEIWSKIVADLKASDSIGNALPLVCETHEDEVAAETAQDFSDKVPDGGCQRRCEVRLRCGHACKLLCHPGDPKHKKYVCGEPCGRNIQGCTHTCPNRCSEPCVKQCKVLVEKALPNCGHITQVKCFTQDLNRIPCKERCTNILSCNHRCQDYCQRPCTTECMELVKRTDWPCGHEVTVACSATPSDCPVPCRTNLDCGHPCPGKCGECRMGRIHQRCKLRCGRVLVCSHVCKETCSMPCPPCLKTCENRCVHSKCTKKCGEQCVPCRQPCSWVCRHHKCFKMCHEMCDRPRCNRPCKKKLPCKHVCCGLACQRECICTVCDTNDGDPISTIFLGGEEDEDARFMKLPDCGHIFAVSDLDRYMDMSENDTTESQVIQLKTCPRCKTPIRCSLRYGNVIKQQLRDIEKVKRKIIVEANSGVSNKKRLLMGRLTTLSEKFNAENYQHVWKTLKQSVQKLKNGLKSPLLENKIMLMERYCLMTEKAEKYLKVLPGELCKENFLDGRQVTNDLNYLLKRFMAGTSTTRELQHINTEFSRLSLHLELCLLSHDVTVEKVEVDRQVDQSFYDMITTVRKELSSGKRIGDERLDEMMIDLAAIRRACSALKPLTEEEKKQIVEAVGLKKGHWFKCPQGHIYAIGECGGAMVRSKCPECGAVIGGANHTLEEGNELAPEMDGARHPAWSEQANLENYVILEEA, encoded by the exons ATGTCAAGTAGCCGCAGAAAACTATGGAAGATCCCAGAACGGCCTAATACGTTTCGTAGTCGAAAGCGCCGGTCTGATGATGTTCCAAGAGCGAACGAGGGACCGAAACGTCGACGGATGAATAATGGAGAGGATGGACAAAAGACCGGTCGTGACTCGAAGCCTATTGGATTCAAGGCGCTGGAGAGCATTTGTAGAGAAGAACTCCCAGAAAAGGCCGTATTAGAATTAACTAGAAAAGCCGGACAGTTCGAAGCACTCTTATCCATGGACGATATAAGGCCTGATTTGTTAAAGCTTGTTATAACTTCTTTTCGTATGCTGTGTTCATCAAACAACATCATGACCGCAAACGCAGAGAAGATACTTCGCTCTACTAAAGCAAAGAAGTTTCTCACTGGAACAGTTCTTTCAAGTTTTATCAACAAGATGGCCTATCTAGGTGGCAATTCTGGGGTTGATACTGTGATAATGGATCTTATATCCATTTTTCTGACCATGATTCAGAAGTTGGGTGAAAGCATTGTGCACAGTCTTCCTATTCCGCAGCTCAGGATCTCATTGGCCATATTAAAGGAAAAGAATCTGATCGAAAACGCCGACGATCTTGAAAAGAAACTCCAACATGTAACAGAGCTAAAAGATGAAGTGATTCGCCTGGCAATGTCTGGGCATGATCAGGAATCCCAGTTAAAACCCCCACAGAATTTTAGAGAACTAAGCGTTATTCCTTCTGCGGCAGACCTACTTTGCTCCAGGCCTTTCCTTCGTAAGAACATTACGGATAGAAGGTTCAACGACCTTGATCATTACCTTGATGTCCAGTTTCGGTTACTACGAGAGGATTTTGTAATGCCACTTAGAGATGGCATTAAGCAGCTCACAAAGGATAAAGATTTGTTAGAACCGACCACAAGCAATACTAGTCCGCGTGCAAATGATGTCTCCGTGTACCATGGTGTAACAGTGCTGTATCCTGTATGTAACAGGAAAGGCAGGGTCTTCAAAATCAAGTTTAACCAGTCTCATTCCAAAGTGAGGCGAATAAAGTGGGAGAGATCTAAACGCCTCAAGTTTGGTTCTCTACTTTGCCTGTCTTCAGATGATTTTAACACACTTGTCTTCGCGTCTGTGGAAAACCGAGATCCGGAAGGGCTTAGTGACGGAGAGCTGGAAGTGCGGTTTGAAACCACTGAAGCCGCGGAAGTTAATCGgtttattcaaaacaaagagaCGTTTGTAATGGTAGAATCTGATGCTTACTACGAATCCTACAGGCACGTACTAGAAGGGCTGAAGGAGATCAACCCTGAAGAATTTCCATTTCAGCGATACATTGTGGAATGTTGTCAGGACATCCGACCTCCGGTGTATCAGCTGCATGGAAAGGATgatgataaaaacaataaatcttTCACCTTTAAATTTGATGGTGTCTTGGCAAAGAAGAAATCTCCAGAAACACTCGTCACTAATCACCGTTCGTCATCACCAAGGTTACAGGTGGCCAGTGAGCATGCGCTTGGGACAGATTCCAGCCAACCGGGGGAGGGGTCCGGAGAATTGTTGTCAGACGCATGTACCGAGTCCTTGAGTAATCCTGACGTTGTTATGGACAACGAAATGCCTCATGAAATATTCAATTGGCCTGATAGAGAAAGTTTGGGCTTTAACGAATCACAGATGCGGGCGTTTAAACTGGCGCTAACAAAAGAGTTCGCTTTAATCCAAGGACCGCCGGGGACAGGGAAGACCTTTGTTGGATTGAAAATAGCTCAAGCACTTCTAGATAACACGTCACTTTGGCAAGACGAGAAGGGAAGTTCTCCAATCCTGATGGTCTCATATACGAATCACGCCTTGGACCAGTTCCTAGAGGGACTAATCTCCAATCGAG GTATCGTTCGTGTTGGTGGGCGGAGCAAAAGTAAAACTCTGGAACAATTCaatctaaaatcacttaaaacCATGCGGGCGTCAACTGTTGCCCATGCTAGAAGAACGACTAGGAACGACGTCAGAGTGCAAAAGCAATCCTTTCAGCAGTCGTCTCTCTTGATGAAGGCCTTAAATTCAAGTATCATCTCCTTAGATTTCCTTAGAGACCAACAGTGCATACAAAGGAGACACTACAGGGAATTTTGCACCTTGGCTGGAAAACGGTCCATCAATGATCAGCTGTTAGAGTGGCTGGACATCTCGAGAAATGGCAGATCGAATGCAAAAGATGATAACAGAGATGATATTCTGATGGAGGTATCTGTCCCTGGATACGATTTTGACAGCGACGAAGAAGACATCGATGGACATAAGATGACCACACTTCAGAAAATAACCGTTCTCTCGATTAAGGACTCGGATAATCCTAATTAcatgaaaagaaatttgaagAACAAAGCAATGAATGAACACGAAGAGCTACGTGTTGGCTCTCTTATCAAGCTGAACAGACGAGACCGGTGGAGGTTATACAGACTGTGGTGTCAAAGGCTAGAAAAAAAGCAACAGGAAAATTTGCAAAGTTGTCAAGTAGAGTTCGAAGAAGCTCTTTCTCGTGACAAAGAATTGGACACCATGATAGAATACAATGTTCTTCGACAGGCACGTGTCATTGGCATGACAACCACATGCGCTGCGAGGTATCGGCACATTCTGCAGCGGATTTCCCCGAAAATCGTTCTGGTTGAAGAAGCCGCTGAAGTGTTGGAGGCTCATCTTATAACGTCATTGTCAAAAGGATCCCAGCACTTGATTCTGATCGGCGATCATCAGCAGCTTAGACCCAACCCCACTGTCTATGAATTGGCTAAGAAGTACAATCTGGACGTGTCGTTGTTCGAGAGAATGGTAAACGTTGGAATTTCGTGCGAAAAACTATCTGTTCAACATCGCATGAGGCCTGAAATTGCCGCTCTGTTAAAACACATTTACCCAGATCTTGAGAATCACGAGTCAGTGAAAGAATATGAAGACATCAAAGGAATAAAGAAGAACATGTTCTTTGTCAACCACAGTAATTTGGAAAACAGTCATGATGAATCGCACAGTCATACTAACGAGCACGAAGCTGCATTTGTAGTTGCCCTTTGTCGCTACTTACTTCAACAGGGTTACAGTGCTGGACAAATAACACTATTGACCACCTACACTGGACAGATGTTTGCAATTAGAGACTACCTCAAACAGCAAAACAGCGAAGAATTTAAAAGTGTTCGCTTGACAACCGTTGACAACTTTCAAGGTGAAGAAAATGACATCATCCTTCTGTCCCTTGTGCGCAGTAACAAGAATGAAAAAGTTGGTTTCATCAAGATTGTGAACCGCGCATGCGTGGCGCTCTCCCGTGCCAAGAAGGGGTTCTACTGCATTGGAAACTTTGATCTTCTTTCTAAGCACAGTGAGATCTGGAGCAAGATTGTGGCGGATTTGAAAGCGAGTGACAGCATCGGAAACGCCTTGCCTCTGGTTTGTGAAACCCACGAAGACGAAGTAGCAGCTGAAACAGCGCAAGATTTCAGTGACAAAGTTCCTGACGGGGGATGTCAACGAAGATGTGAGGTACGTCTTAGATGTGGTCACGCCTGTAAACTCTTATGTCATCCAGGTGACCCTAAACATAAGAAGTACGTCTGCGGGGAGCCTTGTGGAAGAAACATCCAAGGTTGCACTCATACGTGTCCAAATCGTTGTAGTGAGCCTTGTGTTAAGCAATGTAAGGTGCTTGTAGAGAAGGCTTTACCTAATTGTGGCCACATCACACAAGTAAAATGCTTCACTCAGGACCTCAACAGAATTCCTTGCAAAGAAAGATGTACTAACATTTTGTCTTGCAACCATCGCTGCCAAGATTATTGCCAACGTCCGTGCACCACTGAATGTATGGAGCTTGTGAAGCGAACCGATTGGCCCTGTGGACACGAAGTTACTGTTGCCTGTTCAGCCACGCCCTCTGACTGCCCAGTTCCTTGTAGGACCAATTTGGACTGTGGTCACCCATGCCCTGGAAAGTGTGGCGAGTGTCGAATGGGTCGGATACACCAACGATGCAAATTAAGGTGCGGTCGTGTGTTGGTCTGTTCACATGTGTGCAAAGAAACCTGCTCTATGCCATGTCCACCGTGTTTAAAAACCTGCGAAAACCGTTGCGTACACAGTAAATGTACGAAAAAGTGTGGAGAGCAATGTGTACCATGTCGCCAGCCGTGTTCTTGGGTATGTCGCCAtcacaagtgtttcaagatgTGCCATGAGATGTGTGACAGGCCGAGATGTAACCGaccctgcaaaaaaaaactcccCTGCAAACATGTTTGTTGTGGGCTAGCGTGCCAGAGGGAATGCATCTGTACCGTGTGCGACACAAATGACGGTGATCCCATTTCGACGATCTTCTTAGGAGGAGAGGAAGATGAGGATGCGCGTTTTATGAAGCTGCCAGACTGTGGACACATATTTGCGGTGTCTGATCTTGACAG GTATATGGACATGTCAGAGAACGACACTACCGAAAGTCAAGTGATTCAATTAAAAACATGCCCTCGATGTAAAACGCCTATCCGCTGTAGCCTGCGATACGGTAACGTCATCAAGCAGCAGCTTCGAGATATAGAGAAAGTGAAGAGAAAAATAATCGTCGAAGCCAATAGTGGAGTGTCAAACAAGAAACGCCTTCTGATGGGTCGTTTAACCACTTTGTCGGAAAAGTTCAATGCAGAAAATTACCAACATGTCTGGAAAACGCTTAAGCAAAGTGTTCAAAAGCTGAAAAATGGGCTGAAATCTCCTcttcttgaaaacaaaattatgctGATGGAACGCTACTGCTTAATGACTGAAAAAGCGGAAAAATATCTAAAAGTGCTTCCAGGCGAACTATGCAAAGAAAACTTTTTGGACG GACGCCAAGTTACAAACGACCTGAACTATCTCCTAAAGCGTTTCATGGCGGGAACATCGACAACAAGAGAACTCCAACACATTAACACAGAGTTCTCAAGATTAAGCCTCCATCTCGAACTGTGTTTACTTAGTCATGATGTCACAGTCGAAAAAGTCGAGGTAGATCGGCAGGTAGATCAGTCTTTCTACGACATGATAACTACTGTTCGAAAAGAACTGTCCAGCGGCAAACGTATAGGAGATGAGAGGCTTGATGAGATGATGATTGATCTTGCAGCCATTAG GAGAGCGTGTTCAGCTCTTAAACCTTtgacagaagaagaaaaaaaacagattgtGGAAGCCGTTGGTTTGAAGAAAGGCCACTGGTTCAAGTGTCCTCAGGGACATATCTACGCTATTGGCGAGTGCGGTGGGGCCATGGTGAGAAGCAAGTGTCCTGAATGCGGGGCTGTGATTGGTGGAGCGAATCATACACTTGAAGAGGGAAATGAACTGGCACCTGAGATGGACGGAGCAAGACACCCGGCCTGGTCTGAACAGGCAAACTTGGAAAATTACGTCATCTTAGAAGAAgcataa